A single region of the Nicotiana sylvestris chromosome 6, ASM39365v2, whole genome shotgun sequence genome encodes:
- the LOC138871993 gene encoding uncharacterized protein yields the protein MINNNEDEVNMELIPITSHRIEEIAESFCASQKSRKRVRRKVKESPPCKILRHDALPEEVRVGSIFENKQNMTKFFCSLEINQKVEFTVVRSCSKRYELKCIVDKCGWNVRATRIKNSTLFRVIKYHNIHECSVDARKSDQKHATSNFISEQIIEHVRDKKIEVTPAFVENEMKKKFGIDIGYHKAWRAIQKAIACIRGTPEENYQILPSYLHMMVAKNPGTYTSIKRDAQNRFAYLFFTPVASVAGWSYCRPVIAVNATFLKSKYRGVLFVAVSKDANNQIFPLCFGVADSENNEAYIWFFGEMRKAIQVHRELVFLSNRNQSIANGIRKVFLEAHHGICLYHFEKNLKQRHAKATVINLFQSAARSYKREDFNQLISQLKSIDKKTYNYIMEELPERWA from the exons ATGATAAACAACAAtgaagatgaagtaaacatggagCTTATACCGATAACATCACATAGAATTGAAGAAATTGCTGAAAGTTTTTGTGCTTCtcagaaatcaagaaaaagagtGAGGAGAAAGGTGAAAGAATCTCCACCATGTAAAATACTTAGGCACGATGCATTGCCTGAGGAAGTCAGAGTTggatcaatctttgaaaacaaacaaaacatgactaAATTTTTCTGCAGCTTGGAGATAAATCAAAAAGTTGAATTCACTGTTGTTAGATCATGTTCCAAGAGATACGAGCTGAAATGCATCGTGGATAAATGTGGTTGGAATGTACGTGCTACCAGAATAAAAAATTCCACACTGTTCAGGGTGATAAAGTATCATAACATCCATGAATGCTCAGTTGATGCAAGAAAATCAGATCAGAAGCATGCTAcatcaaattttataagtgaacaaattatagaacatgttcgagacaaaaagatagaggttacaccagcctttgtagaaaatgaaatgaaaaagaaatttggaattgACATTGGTTATCACAAGGCATGGCGTGCTATTCAAAAAGCTATTGCTTGCATAAGGGGAACACCTGAAGAGAACTACCAGATTCTTCCTTCATACCTACACATGATGGTGGCCAAAAACCCAGGAACATACACAAGTATAAAAAGAGATGCGCAGAATAG ATTtgcttacttgttcttcactccTGTGGCATCAGTAGCTGGTTGGTCCTACTGTCGACCCGTTATTGCAGTAAATGCAACGTTTTTGAAGTCAAAATATCGTGGTGTTCTATTTGTTGCTGTATCAAAGGATGCAAACAATCAAATCTTTCCTCTATGTTTTGGTGTAGCAGATTCAGAAAACAATGAGGCATACATTTGGTTCTTCGGGGAAatgagaaaagcaattcaagtccaTCGTGAACTAGTTTTCTTGTCAAATAGAAATCAATCGATCGCAAATGGTATTAGAAAAGTTTTTCTTGAAGCTCACCATGGTATCTGCCTCTATCActttgagaaaaatttaaagcaaagacatgcaaaggccacggtaataaatctttttcaaagtgcTGCAAGGTCATACAAACGTGAAGATTTTAATCAGTTAATATCCCAACTCAAAAGTATTGACAAGAAAACATACAATTACATAATGGAAGAGCTTCCTGAGAGATGGGCTTGA